The proteins below are encoded in one region of Colletotrichum lupini chromosome 5, complete sequence:
- a CDS encoding glycosyl hydrolase family 47, whose product MITIRRRPARVPIYLGIALTLLLVWHTGFPAGWSAGTLNYNGIRYRKSSYDWASLKPEYPLEKPLRTPPKGTPVELPRVQYDFDSSKKQAGKKTSKKLSHDEKGDRDRERQTESRRAAVVHAFRRSWASYKENAWTWDELTPVSGHGKTTFGGWSASLVDGLDTLWIMGMHDEFRRAVRTVALIDWSNTTETAANMFETTIRHLGGLISAYDLSGEPALLAKAVELGDMLYMGFDTPNHMPPFWFKFSDAKYGTQRVGERESSAAGCSLSMEFTRLSQLTGDAKYYDATERVKEFLVKTQTRSKLPGMWPMYMNYRDEKVEDSSFTIGAQADSLYEYLPKMHALLGGLDSEYGKLTVDSFDVIDKHILFRPILPNKTDILIPGNAFAHGDNVDLTPEMQHLGCFAGGMYGLAGKLLGRDSYVTIGEKISRGCAWAYKVFPTGIMPEIMTFHPCNEPNHGACEWDQKTHGSNSDVPGGVKQVRDSRYMLRPEAIESIFYMYRITGDDEWREVAWDMFQSIRRATETPLAYSSIADVTVQPGQTTKTDSMESFWFAETLKYFYLIFSPPDVISLDEWVLNTEAHPFKRPKRTDHVETEAEIREQSK is encoded by the coding sequence ATGATCACCATACGCCGACGACCCGCGAGGGTACCAATCTACCTGGGCATTGCCCTGACACTGTTGTTAGTCTGGCATACCGGCTTTCCCGCCGGCTGGAGCGCTGGAACCCTCAACTACAACGGCATCCGCTACCGCAAGTCAAGCTACGACTGGGCGAGCCTGAAGCCCGAATATCCTCTAGAGAAGCCGCTGCGTACGCCTCCGAAAGGCACTCCCGTCGAACTACCACGAGTCCAGTACGATTTCGACAGCAGCAAAAAGCAAGCGGGAAAGAAGACGAGCAAGAAACTTTCACACGATGAGAAAGGCGACCGTGATCGGGAGAGGCAGACTGAGTCGAGACGGGCCGCTGTGGTCCATGCCTTCCGGCGGAGCTGGGCGAGCTACAAGGAGAATGCGTGGACGTGGGACGAGCTTACTCCCGTATCGGGCCATGGCAAAACCACATTTGGTGGTTGGTCGGCCAGTCTGGTCGACGGCCTTGATACTCTATGGATCATGGGAATGCACGATGAGTTCCGCCGGGCCGTTAGGACTGTCGCGCTGATCGACTGGTCCAACACTACGGAGACGGCTGCCAACATGTTTGAGACGACGATCCGCCACCTGGGCGGCCTCATCAGCGCCTACGACCTGAGTGGCGAGCCGGCCTTGCTGGCTAAGGCCGTTGAGCTGGGTGACATGCTGTACATGGGCTTTGATACTCCGAACCATATGCCGCCTTTCTGGTTCAAGTTCTCCGACGCCAAATACGGCACGCAAAGAGTGGGTGAGCGCGAGTCCTCGGCTGCGGGATGCTCGCTCTCCATGGAATTTACCCGCCTATCCCAGCTGACGGGCGATGCGAAATACTACGATGCCACAGAGCGAGTGAAGGAGTTCCTCGTCAAGACGCAGACGCGCAGCAAGCTGCCCGGCATGTGGCCCATGTATATGAACTACCGCGATGAGAAGGTAGAGGACAGCTCCTTCACGATTGGCGCCCAGGCCGACTCCCTCTACGAGTATCTGCCCAAGATGCATGCCTTGCTAGGCGGTCTCGACAGCGAGTACGGGAAGCTCACAGTAGACTCTTTCGACGTCATCGACAAGCACATTCTTTTCAGGCCTATCCTTCCTAATAAAACAGACATCCTCATCCCAGGCAACGCCTTCGCACACGGCGATAACGTCGACCTAACGCCCGAGATGCAGCACCTGGGCTGCTTCGCTGGCGGCATGTACGGCCTTGCTGGCAAGCTCCTGGGCCGGGACTCGTACGTCACCATTGGCGAAAAGATCTCCCGCGGATGCGCCTGGGCATACAAAGTCTTCCCCACGGGCATTATGCCCGAGATCATGACATTCCACCCCTGCAACGAGCCGAACCACGGCGCTTGCGAATGGGATCAAAAGACGCACGGCAGCAATAGCGACGTGCCTGGCGGCGTCAAGCAGGTCCGCGACAGCCGTTACATGCTCCGCCCGGAGGCCATAGAGAGCATTTTTTACATGTACCGCATCACGGGCGACGACGAGTGGCGCGAGGTCGCGTGGGACATGTTTCAGAGCATCCGGCGCGCGACAGAGACGCCGCTGGCGTACTCCTCCATTGCCGACGTCACTGTTCAGCCGGGGCAGACGACCAAGACGGACTCGATGGAGAGTTTCTGGTTCGCTGAGACGCTGAAGTATTTTTATCTCATCTTTTCGCCACCCGACGTGATTAGTCTGGACGAGTGGGTGCTCAACACGGAAGCGCACCCGTTCAAGCGGCCCAAGAGGACGGATCACGTCGAGACTGAGGCGGAAATTCGGGAGCAGTCCAAGTAG